One genomic segment of Paenibacillus xylanexedens includes these proteins:
- a CDS encoding heavy metal translocating P-type ATPase produces MQAIHQPLHRQKQAEQRSSQTPGSNGSKKPDFRAMLQNKEMQSALGSGLLMLIAWGTAPYLGTLSIMLYIVAYAVGGWTKAKEGIETLVKERDLDVNLLMIAASLGAAAIGYWNEGAMLIFIFALSGALESYATERSHKDISSLLALKPETALRIEDGQMNLVAIDDLEPGDLLLVKPGELIPADGVLYRGSSFINQSSITGESLPVDKVAGDEVYAGTVNGEGALYVEVTKSAEGSLFGKIIKMVEEAQAEVPDSQRFMERFEGIYARIVVGVTLLVIAGTPLLLGWTWNEAFYKAMVFLVVASPCALVSSIMPVMLSAMSSSARRGILFKGGAHMENMARTRVVAFDKTGTLTMGTPQVTDIITSENVDRAQLLAAVAAIENLSMHPLARAIVDQANKENITLQEAEHVQALTGWGIEGTINDVVWSIGKTDVLRSMQSEEMKDSNVDDTDEHGANHVKVSSEWGDICSRLEGEGKTVSVVMADGELVGLIAMRDTVRPQAAAAVKKLEAMGVKVAMLTGDRARSASVIARETGVSMVYADLLPGDKVKQVQALRKQYGPVLMVGDGVNDAPALAAATVGMGMGLSGSGTALEVADAVLMNDNIEEIAWVIGQARRAQRTVKQNMFFAISVILALIVGNFLQDVALPLGVVGHEGSTILVILNGLRLLR; encoded by the coding sequence ATGCAAGCGATACATCAACCACTACACAGACAGAAACAAGCGGAACAGCGCTCATCCCAAACACCCGGCTCCAATGGGAGCAAGAAGCCTGATTTCCGAGCCATGTTGCAGAATAAAGAGATGCAATCTGCATTGGGCAGCGGGCTGTTGATGCTGATTGCCTGGGGAACTGCACCGTATTTGGGTACCTTATCCATCATGCTCTACATTGTGGCGTATGCCGTAGGCGGTTGGACCAAAGCGAAGGAAGGTATCGAGACACTGGTCAAGGAACGTGATCTGGATGTAAACCTTCTGATGATTGCCGCATCCCTTGGGGCAGCAGCCATCGGTTACTGGAATGAAGGTGCGATGCTAATCTTTATTTTTGCACTCAGTGGTGCGTTGGAAAGTTATGCGACAGAGCGAAGTCATAAGGATATCTCATCTTTACTGGCGCTCAAGCCAGAGACTGCACTGCGTATTGAGGACGGACAGATGAACCTCGTGGCTATTGATGATCTGGAGCCGGGTGATCTGCTGTTGGTCAAACCTGGAGAACTCATCCCAGCAGATGGTGTCTTGTACCGTGGGAGTTCTTTTATCAATCAGTCGTCCATCACCGGAGAATCCCTGCCTGTGGACAAAGTTGCGGGGGATGAAGTCTATGCAGGTACGGTAAACGGGGAGGGTGCTTTATACGTAGAGGTCACAAAATCGGCTGAAGGGTCACTGTTTGGCAAAATCATTAAAATGGTGGAAGAAGCGCAGGCGGAAGTGCCGGATTCCCAGCGTTTTATGGAGCGGTTTGAAGGAATTTACGCACGCATTGTTGTAGGGGTGACTTTACTTGTGATTGCAGGAACTCCACTACTGCTTGGCTGGACATGGAATGAGGCATTTTATAAAGCGATGGTATTTCTGGTTGTTGCTTCGCCTTGTGCATTGGTGTCTTCCATCATGCCTGTCATGCTGTCCGCGATGTCCAGCAGCGCCCGTCGTGGCATTCTTTTCAAGGGAGGTGCCCATATGGAGAATATGGCTCGCACGCGGGTTGTGGCTTTTGACAAAACAGGTACATTGACCATGGGCACCCCACAAGTCACCGATATTATTACATCTGAAAATGTAGATCGCGCCCAGCTCTTAGCTGCGGTAGCGGCGATTGAGAACCTCTCCATGCATCCTTTGGCTCGTGCCATCGTAGATCAGGCGAACAAGGAAAACATTACACTTCAGGAAGCGGAGCACGTACAGGCTCTAACAGGCTGGGGCATCGAAGGAACGATAAACGATGTGGTCTGGAGCATTGGCAAAACAGATGTACTTAGATCAATGCAGTCAGAGGAGATGAAAGACAGCAACGTTGATGATACAGATGAACATGGTGCTAACCATGTGAAGGTATCTTCTGAGTGGGGCGATATATGCTCCCGTCTTGAGGGGGAGGGGAAAACCGTATCCGTTGTTATGGCTGATGGTGAATTAGTCGGGCTGATCGCGATGCGGGACACGGTACGGCCACAGGCAGCAGCTGCAGTGAAAAAGCTTGAAGCGATGGGTGTAAAAGTTGCCATGTTAACAGGAGATCGAGCCAGATCAGCTTCTGTAATTGCGCGTGAAACTGGAGTAAGCATGGTCTATGCAGACTTGCTACCTGGAGATAAGGTGAAGCAGGTACAAGCACTCCGCAAACAGTATGGTCCTGTGCTGATGGTAGGGGATGGTGTCAATGATGCACCGGCACTTGCAGCAGCTACTGTGGGTATGGGGATGGGATTGTCCGGCAGCGGAACTGCACTGGAGGTCGCTGATGCGGTACTCATGAACGATAACATTGAAGAGATCGCTTGGGTGATTGGGCAGGCTCGTCGAGCACAGCGCACGGTGAAGCAGAATATGTTTTTTGCCATCTCCGTTATTCTGGCTTTAATTGTTGGTAACTTCCTCCAAGACGTTGCATTGCCTCTGGGTGTGGTAGGTCATGAAGGAAGTACAATTCTGGTTATTCTGAATGGGCTCAGGCTGCTACGGTAA
- a CDS encoding homocysteine synthase, with translation MSNERELSFETLAIHAGQEIDPTTNARAVPLYQTTSYGFKDTEHAANLFGLKEFGNIYTRLMNPTTDVFEQRIAALEGGAGALATASGQAAITFSLLNIAGAGDEIVSSASLYGGTYNLFSTTLPKLGLDVKFVDSSDPENFRAAITEKTKALYAETIGNPKGNVLDIEAVAAIAHEHGIPLIVDNTFPSPYLLRPIEHGADIVVHSATKFIGGHGTSIGGVIVDSGKFDWKASGKFPGLTEPDSSYNGVVYTEAVGPIAYIIKARVQLLRDLGATISPFNSWLLLQGLETLHLRVERHSSNALAVAEFLEKHEDVSWVSYAGLPSHGSYELAQKYLPRGQGAILTFGIKGGADAGRKLIESVKLFSHLANVGDSKSLIIHPASTTHAQLTEDEQTAAGVNPELIRLSVGTENIQDIIYDLEQAIKASQGASVGA, from the coding sequence ATGTCAAACGAACGTGAGCTTTCATTTGAAACATTGGCAATTCATGCAGGCCAGGAGATTGATCCAACCACCAACGCACGAGCTGTACCCTTGTATCAGACAACATCCTATGGATTCAAGGACACCGAGCATGCAGCTAACTTGTTTGGTTTGAAAGAGTTTGGCAACATCTATACCCGGCTGATGAATCCAACAACCGACGTATTTGAGCAACGGATTGCGGCGTTGGAAGGCGGAGCTGGGGCGCTGGCTACAGCTTCTGGTCAGGCAGCCATTACGTTTTCACTTCTGAATATTGCTGGTGCAGGTGATGAGATCGTATCTTCGGCGAGTTTGTATGGAGGTACATACAATCTGTTCTCGACGACTTTGCCGAAACTGGGTCTGGACGTAAAATTTGTGGATTCCAGTGATCCTGAGAATTTCCGGGCAGCGATTACGGAGAAAACGAAAGCATTGTATGCCGAAACGATCGGTAATCCAAAGGGGAATGTACTGGATATTGAAGCGGTGGCAGCCATCGCTCATGAACATGGAATTCCTTTGATCGTGGATAACACATTCCCAAGTCCGTACCTGCTTCGTCCAATCGAACATGGCGCAGATATTGTCGTGCACTCTGCAACGAAATTTATTGGAGGTCATGGTACATCCATTGGTGGCGTTATCGTGGATAGCGGAAAATTTGACTGGAAAGCAAGTGGCAAGTTCCCTGGATTGACGGAGCCGGACTCCAGTTATAACGGTGTGGTATATACGGAAGCGGTTGGACCGATTGCTTATATTATCAAAGCTCGTGTACAACTTCTGCGTGACCTGGGTGCAACGATCTCTCCATTCAACTCCTGGTTGTTGCTGCAAGGACTCGAGACATTACATCTGCGCGTAGAGCGTCATAGTAGCAACGCCCTTGCGGTTGCAGAATTCCTTGAGAAACATGAGGATGTGTCTTGGGTAAGTTATGCAGGTCTACCGAGCCACGGTTCTTATGAGCTTGCACAGAAGTATCTGCCAAGAGGGCAGGGTGCGATTCTGACCTTTGGCATCAAAGGTGGTGCGGACGCGGGTCGCAAGTTGATTGAGAGTGTCAAACTGTTCTCTCACCTTGCAAACGTGGGCGATTCCAAGTCACTGATTATTCACCCGGCAAGTACAACTCACGCGCAGTTGACCGAAGATGAACAAACCGCAGCAGGGGTTAATCCGGAATTGATTCGTTTGTCTGTTGGTACCGAGAACATTCAAGACATTATCTATGATCTGGAGCAAGCCATCAAGGCAAGTCAGGGAGCAAGTGTAGGCGCGTAA
- a CDS encoding sugar phosphate isomerase/epimerase family protein, whose translation MKLGILAHTFGKQPTAQLAQTIADNGFNSVQLALAKALSDVDSSNGKLSPGLANEIGDQFAQRGVKIAVLGCYINPIDPDPVRRRADIDRFKEHLRYARDFGCSMVATETGGLDTYQDTHPDGYEEKAWSVLKETVEELAEEAEKWGVHAAIEPVSTHTLHTHEHMTRLFEEIPSSNLGMLFDPCNLIKQPHAADQGAFLREVMESLYQRMIVIHAKDVAFDAQGEKFNPVPGAGILDYPLFFELLKTYKPHIDISLEGVTAEEAVPAAKHLREVWSAVRV comes from the coding sequence ATGAAACTTGGTATTCTGGCACATACATTTGGCAAACAGCCTACAGCACAGCTTGCGCAGACGATTGCGGATAACGGATTTAATTCCGTACAGCTGGCGCTGGCCAAAGCATTATCCGATGTGGACTCATCGAATGGCAAGCTGAGCCCAGGGCTAGCGAATGAGATAGGAGATCAATTTGCACAGCGCGGGGTGAAGATTGCGGTACTGGGCTGTTATATTAATCCGATTGACCCTGATCCGGTAAGACGACGTGCGGACATTGATCGATTCAAGGAGCATCTGCGTTATGCCCGGGATTTTGGTTGCAGCATGGTAGCAACGGAGACCGGGGGCTTGGACACCTATCAGGATACACATCCGGATGGATATGAAGAGAAGGCGTGGAGTGTGCTGAAAGAAACGGTTGAGGAGTTGGCTGAGGAAGCGGAGAAATGGGGGGTGCATGCGGCGATTGAGCCTGTGTCCACACATACTCTTCATACCCATGAACATATGACACGTTTGTTTGAAGAGATTCCTTCATCGAATCTGGGGATGCTGTTCGATCCGTGTAATCTGATCAAGCAACCACATGCAGCAGATCAAGGGGCTTTCTTGCGCGAGGTGATGGAATCGCTGTATCAGCGCATGATTGTGATCCATGCCAAAGATGTAGCCTTTGATGCACAGGGAGAGAAGTTTAATCCGGTACCTGGGGCAGGCATACTGGATTATCCGTTATTTTTTGAATTGCTAAAAACGTATAAGCCACATATCGATATTTCACTTGAAGGCGTAACTGCGGAGGAAGCTGTACCTGCGGCCAAACATTTGCGTGAAGTATGGAGTGCAGTTCGGGTCTAA
- the kduD gene encoding 2-dehydro-3-deoxy-D-gluconate 5-dehydrogenase KduD — protein sequence MNPFDLSGQVALVTGTSGGLGQGMAIGLAEAGADVVLVSYSKPAATASAIEALGRKAYVIEADLSREDELSAVFEQALAFQGRIDILVNNAGIIRRTPAADHAGQDWHDVIGLNLNTVFFLSQLAGRHMIERGSGKIINIASMLSYQGGINVPGYTASKHGVAGLTKALANEWAGKGIQINGIAPGYMETDNTTQIRADENRYRDITSRIPAGRWGTPEDLKGPVVFLASAASDYLNGHVLNVDGGWMAR from the coding sequence ATGAACCCATTTGATTTAAGCGGACAAGTTGCACTGGTGACAGGTACCTCGGGAGGACTTGGACAAGGGATGGCCATTGGTTTGGCAGAAGCAGGTGCTGATGTGGTGCTGGTCTCTTATTCCAAACCTGCGGCAACGGCAAGTGCCATTGAAGCACTCGGACGCAAAGCTTATGTGATTGAAGCGGATTTAAGTCGTGAAGATGAGTTGTCGGCTGTGTTCGAACAGGCGCTTGCGTTCCAGGGCAGAATTGACATTCTCGTCAACAATGCCGGAATCATTCGTCGCACACCTGCGGCTGATCATGCAGGGCAGGACTGGCATGATGTAATTGGTCTGAACCTGAACACTGTATTTTTCCTAAGCCAATTGGCAGGCAGACATATGATTGAACGCGGAAGTGGCAAAATCATTAATATTGCATCCATGTTGTCCTATCAAGGTGGGATCAATGTGCCAGGGTATACAGCCAGTAAACATGGCGTTGCCGGTTTAACCAAAGCACTCGCCAATGAATGGGCAGGTAAAGGAATCCAAATTAACGGTATCGCACCTGGTTATATGGAAACCGATAATACTACCCAGATCCGTGCGGATGAGAATCGTTACCGGGATATTACATCCCGTATTCCTGCTGGGCGTTGGGGAACACCTGAAGATCTGAAAGGCCCGGTTGTCTTTCTGGCATCTGCCGCTTCGGATTATCTGAATGGTCATGTGCTGAATGTCGATGGCGGCTGGATGGCACGTTAA
- a CDS encoding DeoR/GlpR family DNA-binding transcription regulator produces the protein MNPLKRHEKIMEALLERQEVTVSDLSELLQVTGKTVREDLDKLESMGLLVRVHGGAMLAQNDQYGILNSRGVTEKHHPEKTEIAERALAYIRPGDIVALDGGSTTLEMAKRLDNQPLTVVTNDLFIIAELTKKEQVRLVVPGGARVRNMLVGDDTAAFISSLNIHKAFISTTALHPEFGLSIYTGDLVPLKKAMISASQQVYGVVDHYKFGQFALRTFAQCSQLDYIISDSRLDEETVALYEQSGVTVDYQS, from the coding sequence ATGAATCCATTGAAAAGACATGAAAAAATTATGGAGGCTCTGCTGGAGCGCCAGGAAGTAACCGTCAGTGATCTGAGTGAGTTGTTGCAGGTGACGGGGAAAACAGTGCGAGAGGATCTCGACAAGTTGGAGAGTATGGGACTGCTCGTACGTGTCCATGGTGGTGCTATGCTGGCTCAGAATGATCAGTATGGGATCTTGAATAGCCGCGGAGTTACCGAGAAGCATCATCCGGAGAAGACGGAGATTGCTGAACGTGCCCTTGCTTACATTCGACCTGGAGATATCGTTGCTCTCGATGGTGGCAGCACCACGCTTGAGATGGCCAAACGTCTCGATAATCAACCGCTGACGGTGGTGACCAATGACCTGTTTATTATTGCGGAGTTGACCAAAAAGGAGCAAGTGCGACTGGTTGTGCCTGGCGGGGCTCGTGTACGGAATATGCTGGTTGGGGATGATACGGCTGCGTTTATATCCAGTCTTAACATTCATAAAGCCTTTATATCCACGACGGCCCTTCATCCGGAATTTGGATTATCCATATACACGGGAGATCTGGTTCCTTTGAAAAAAGCAATGATATCTGCCTCGCAGCAAGTATACGGCGTTGTGGATCATTATAAATTCGGACAATTTGCACTGCGAACTTTCGCCCAGTGTTCACAACTGGACTACATTATCAGCGATAGTCGTTTGGATGAAGAGACGGTTGCCTTATACGAGCAGAGCGGTGTCACAGTGGATTATCAAAGTTAA
- the kduI gene encoding 5-dehydro-4-deoxy-D-glucuronate isomerase: MENRYAAHPNEVKTYDTSRLREEFLMEQLFATDELVTVYSHVDRYIVGTAVPESKDITLEVNLKDIGTNFFLERREIGIINVGGHGTVTADGQGYEIGAKECLYIGRGVKEVVFTSSDKAQPAQFYFVSTPAHHTYPTVKATQEQAQPNHLGSIETSNERTIYRYIHQGEGGIQSCQLVMGITELDKGNMWNTMPAHTHNRRSEVYLYWNLPEDGVVFHMMGEPNETRHLVVRDRQAIISPSWSIHSGVGTSNYTFCWAMAGENQTFEDMDGVAMKDLK; the protein is encoded by the coding sequence ATGGAAAATCGTTATGCTGCACATCCCAATGAAGTGAAAACGTATGATACATCTCGCCTGCGTGAGGAATTTTTGATGGAGCAACTGTTTGCAACCGATGAATTGGTAACGGTGTATTCTCATGTGGATCGTTATATTGTGGGAACGGCCGTACCTGAGAGCAAGGACATTACCCTTGAAGTGAACCTGAAAGATATCGGAACGAACTTTTTCCTGGAGCGCCGTGAAATCGGTATCATTAATGTCGGTGGTCACGGAACAGTGACAGCGGACGGACAAGGTTATGAGATTGGAGCGAAGGAATGTCTCTACATCGGTAGAGGTGTGAAGGAAGTTGTGTTCACGAGCAGTGACAAGGCTCAGCCTGCCCAATTCTATTTTGTATCCACACCGGCTCATCACACCTATCCAACAGTAAAAGCAACGCAAGAACAAGCTCAGCCGAATCATCTGGGCAGCATCGAAACATCCAATGAGCGTACGATCTATCGTTACATTCACCAAGGAGAAGGTGGAATTCAGAGTTGTCAGTTGGTGATGGGCATTACCGAACTCGACAAGGGTAACATGTGGAACACGATGCCTGCACATACCCATAACCGCCGTTCCGAAGTATACTTGTACTGGAACTTGCCTGAAGACGGTGTTGTATTCCATATGATGGGTGAGCCAAACGAAACACGCCATCTGGTTGTACGTGATCGCCAGGCGATCATTTCCCCAAGCTGGTCCATTCACAGTGGTGTGGGTACAAGCAATTACACCTTCTGTTGGGCGATGGCTGGTGAGAACCAGACGTTCGAAGATATGGACGGCGTAGCAATGAAAGACCTGAAATAA
- a CDS encoding zinc-dependent alcohol dehydrogenase family protein, translated as MKARVIRYYRFGEPSEVLCMEEKDVIPPGPGELAVRMYARPINPSDIIPVRGAYPHRTQLPAVPGFEGVGVVEAVGPGVSNQMLGSRVLPLKGENTWQDVVKTLERHTIIVPNDIDDQSASQLYINPVTAWLICTEVLKLTYGDILIVNAGGSAIGRIFAQISKIYGFKLIALTRDDRHTAELYRLGAASVINTMKELLQARITELTEGCGADAAVDCIGGTDGEQLVSCLKPNGTVISVGLLSGITPLWHEVTRGTQVHVKLFWLKHWVERCSQERWEQVFHEVMELVRAGRLVMANIGATYELTNVQQAITAAESGIEGKVFLIQ; from the coding sequence ATGAAAGCAAGGGTAATCCGTTATTATCGTTTTGGCGAACCAAGTGAAGTGTTATGTATGGAAGAAAAAGATGTGATACCCCCTGGCCCCGGTGAATTAGCAGTGAGGATGTATGCTCGGCCTATTAATCCCTCCGATATTATTCCTGTTCGAGGAGCTTACCCGCATCGTACCCAATTACCAGCTGTTCCCGGTTTTGAGGGTGTGGGGGTAGTAGAAGCAGTAGGGCCGGGAGTTTCCAATCAAATGTTGGGGAGCCGTGTCTTGCCGCTAAAAGGTGAGAATACTTGGCAGGACGTGGTGAAGACATTGGAACGACATACGATTATTGTGCCGAATGATATCGATGATCAATCAGCCAGTCAGCTCTATATTAATCCGGTTACGGCTTGGTTGATCTGTACAGAGGTGCTTAAGCTTACGTATGGTGATATCCTGATTGTGAATGCAGGGGGATCTGCAATCGGGCGAATCTTTGCACAGATCTCAAAAATCTATGGATTTAAATTGATTGCGCTTACGAGAGATGATCGTCATACTGCTGAACTGTATCGTCTTGGAGCAGCTTCTGTTATCAATACAATGAAAGAGTTGCTACAGGCTAGAATCACGGAATTAACAGAAGGGTGCGGTGCTGATGCTGCCGTGGATTGTATTGGAGGGACAGACGGGGAACAGTTGGTGAGTTGCCTTAAACCAAATGGAACGGTCATCAGTGTAGGACTGCTTTCGGGGATCACACCGTTATGGCATGAAGTAACCCGGGGAACACAAGTTCATGTGAAACTTTTCTGGTTAAAACATTGGGTGGAACGCTGTTCGCAAGAACGCTGGGAACAGGTATTTCATGAGGTGATGGAGCTGGTCAGAGCAGGGAGACTTGTCATGGCAAACATTGGGGCGACGTATGAACTAACGAATGTACAACAGGCTATTACAGCGGCTGAATCGGGTATCGAGGGAAAGGTTTTCTTAATACAGTAG
- the cyoD gene encoding cytochrome o ubiquinol oxidase subunit IV, whose amino-acid sequence MAEHNSHDSHGHEQHGSLKSYVIGFILSVVLTIIPLVVVLNDMMGKTGTLIVILGTAALQFVVQLFFFMHIRETGKPRWNVMALIFGLLIMMTIVIGSIWIMLNNAVAH is encoded by the coding sequence ATGGCAGAACACAACTCACATGATTCCCACGGCCATGAACAACATGGCTCACTGAAGTCTTATGTCATCGGCTTCATTCTGTCCGTCGTACTGACAATCATTCCACTTGTTGTGGTTTTGAACGACATGATGGGCAAAACAGGAACACTCATTGTGATTCTTGGTACAGCAGCACTTCAGTTTGTGGTTCAACTCTTCTTCTTCATGCATATCCGTGAAACAGGGAAACCACGCTGGAATGTGATGGCACTTATTTTCGGATTGCTGATTATGATGACCATCGTGATTGGTTCGATCTGGATTATGCTTAACAATGCTGTTGCACATTAA
- the cyoC gene encoding cytochrome o ubiquinol oxidase subunit III encodes MAQAAAKHGENHAHGHDHGHHDPQEMKILGFWFFLISDVILFSVLFATFIVLRDNTAGGPILSELIKMPGVIAETFILLTSSFTSGLAVLAMNQGKVKQLISWLAVTAVLGASFIALEVYEFIELIHEGFSFTTSAASGAFFTLVGTHGLHVSLGLIWMIGLMLQLKKRGITDVTRGKINVISLYWHFLDVVWIFLLSIVYLLGVM; translated from the coding sequence ATGGCTCAAGCAGCCGCTAAGCACGGTGAGAATCATGCACATGGTCACGACCATGGACATCATGATCCACAGGAAATGAAAATTCTCGGATTCTGGTTCTTCCTGATTTCCGACGTTATCCTGTTCTCCGTATTGTTCGCAACCTTCATTGTGTTGCGTGACAATACGGCGGGCGGACCGATTTTGTCTGAATTGATCAAAATGCCTGGCGTTATCGCCGAGACATTTATCTTGCTCACAAGTTCATTTACAAGCGGCCTTGCCGTTCTGGCGATGAATCAGGGCAAAGTAAAACAATTAATCAGTTGGCTGGCTGTTACAGCCGTTCTGGGTGCAAGCTTTATTGCACTGGAAGTATATGAGTTTATTGAGTTGATTCACGAAGGGTTTAGCTTTACAACGAGTGCTGCTTCTGGCGCATTCTTCACCCTCGTGGGTACTCACGGACTTCACGTATCGCTTGGTCTGATCTGGATGATTGGACTCATGTTACAACTGAAAAAACGTGGAATTACTGATGTTACTCGCGGTAAAATCAACGTTATCAGCTTGTACTGGCACTTCTTGGACGTCGTATGGATCTTCCTCCTGTCGATCGTCTATCTCTTGGGGGTGATGTAG
- a CDS encoding cbb3-type cytochrome c oxidase subunit I produces MLEGLKEFASEFFVTGDPLIYGAMVAIGITMITIVAVLTYFKKWGWLWRNWLTTVDHKKIGIMYIIASIIMLFRGGVDALMMRLQLAMPNNEFLNPEHYNQVFTTHGTIMILFMAMPFMFGLFNVIVPLQIGARDVAFPFLNALSFWLFFLGAMLFNLSFVIGGSPDAGWLSYPPLSELSHSPGVGQNFYIWGIQISGIGSLATGINFLVTIIKMRAPGMRWMKMPMFTWSVFSTCIIILFAFPILTVTLALLFLDRFAGAHFFTLDLGGNPMMYINLIWMWGHPEVYIVVLPAFGVFSEIVSTFSRKKLFGYKSMVFAMLIISFLSFFTWAHHFFTMGSGADVNAFFAVTTMLIAIPTGVKIFNWLFTMYRGRIRMATPMMWTLAFIPCFIVGGMTGVLLSVAPADFQFHNSYFLIAHFHQVLIGGVVFGYFAGLYYWWPKMFGFQLEEKLGKWAFWTWNIGFYVCFMPQYAVGLMGMTRRLSTYGWDTGWWELNFVSTIGAFLMGVGFLFQVAQIADGIRKYKSLKASADPWDGRTLEWSIPSPAPEYNFAITPRGDDIDEWWEEKERRAKGIYPPEQPLEPIHMPKNSGIPFIMSVFWFIAGFGFVFGWLWMAILGLAGVGICMIARSFSYDTDYYIPVDEIKRTEASLRGSV; encoded by the coding sequence ATGTTAGAGGGACTTAAAGAGTTTGCATCGGAGTTTTTCGTAACCGGTGATCCGCTCATCTATGGTGCGATGGTAGCTATCGGAATTACCATGATTACTATTGTAGCGGTACTAACTTATTTCAAAAAATGGGGCTGGCTCTGGCGTAACTGGTTAACTACCGTCGATCACAAAAAGATCGGTATCATGTATATCATCGCTTCCATTATCATGTTATTCCGTGGTGGTGTGGATGCGCTAATGATGCGCCTTCAGCTGGCTATGCCTAACAATGAATTTCTAAATCCTGAACACTATAATCAGGTCTTCACAACTCACGGTACCATCATGATCTTGTTCATGGCGATGCCATTTATGTTTGGTCTATTTAACGTTATCGTACCACTACAGATCGGAGCAAGAGACGTTGCGTTCCCGTTCTTGAATGCACTCAGCTTCTGGCTGTTCTTCTTGGGCGCAATGCTGTTTAACCTGTCCTTCGTTATCGGTGGTTCACCGGATGCAGGATGGCTGAGTTATCCGCCTCTATCGGAGCTGTCACACAGTCCGGGGGTAGGACAGAACTTCTATATATGGGGTATACAGATATCGGGTATCGGTTCCCTGGCTACCGGTATCAACTTCCTGGTTACCATCATTAAAATGCGTGCGCCAGGCATGAGATGGATGAAAATGCCGATGTTCACATGGTCGGTATTCTCCACTTGTATCATTATCTTGTTTGCTTTCCCGATCTTGACCGTGACACTTGCATTGTTATTCCTCGACAGGTTTGCCGGGGCGCATTTCTTCACACTTGATCTGGGCGGTAACCCAATGATGTATATCAACTTGATCTGGATGTGGGGTCACCCTGAGGTATACATTGTCGTCTTGCCGGCATTCGGTGTGTTCTCCGAGATTGTAAGTACCTTCTCTCGGAAAAAACTGTTTGGCTACAAGTCGATGGTATTCGCGATGTTGATCATCAGCTTCCTGTCCTTCTTCACATGGGCGCATCACTTCTTCACGATGGGTTCCGGAGCAGACGTGAATGCATTCTTCGCCGTAACTACGATGTTGATTGCTATTCCAACAGGAGTTAAGATATTCAACTGGCTGTTTACCATGTATCGAGGAAGGATTCGCATGGCGACTCCGATGATGTGGACACTTGCCTTCATCCCGTGCTTTATTGTCGGGGGTATGACAGGCGTTCTGTTATCCGTTGCTCCTGCTGACTTCCAGTTCCATAACAGTTACTTCCTGATTGCCCACTTCCACCAAGTATTGATCGGTGGCGTTGTCTTCGGATACTTCGCAGGTCTGTACTACTGGTGGCCTAAAATGTTCGGTTTCCAACTTGAAGAGAAACTGGGCAAATGGGCATTCTGGACTTGGAATATTGGTTTCTATGTCTGCTTCATGCCGCAGTACGCTGTCGGTCTGATGGGTATGACACGTCGTCTGAGCACGTACGGCTGGGATACTGGTTGGTGGGAACTGAACTTCGTATCCACAATCGGGGCATTCCTGATGGGTGTCGGATTCCTGTTCCAAGTTGCACAAATCGCAGATGGTATTCGCAAATACAAATCACTCAAAGCTTCCGCCGATCCATGGGATGGCCGTACGCTGGAGTGGTCAATTCCTTCACCAGCTCCTGAATACAACTTCGCCATTACACCGCGCGGAGATGATATTGATGAGTGGTGGGAAGAGAAAGAACGTCGTGCCAAAGGCATCTATCCGCCAGAGCAACCGCTTGAGCCGATTCATATGCCGAAGAACTCTGGAATTCCGTTCATCATGTCTGTCTTCTGGTTCATCGCCGGGTTCGGCTTTGTCTTCGGATGGCTGTGGATGGCAATTCTTGGACTCGCTGGCGTAGGGATCTGCATGATCGCCCGTTCATTCTCATACGATACGGATTATTACATTCCGGTCGACGAAATTAAACGTACCGAAGCGTCGTTAAGGGGGTCGGTATAG